The Papio anubis isolate 15944 unplaced genomic scaffold, Panubis1.0 scaffold746, whole genome shotgun sequence genome contains the following window.
atttgcatatcCCATTTGCTGCAAGTCAACATGAAGAGAGACTCAACTAATTTAAACCATTTTTCTCTGGGCCTGAAAtcctttcagaaatattttccattagGCAACTCAATTATGTCTAATGTGGCTAATGTCGGTGGATTAGAATTTTGCTTAAAGAAATTCATATTTAGAACAGTGAGAATGGGAAGGGGGTGGGAGAACAGAGGAGAAGAGACAATAATTACCTGTCTTTGATGCTACACAGATCAATGTGTAAATCACTAAAATTCCCCAGGGAACCTTGCTGAACTGAAATGAGGTCCTTGGGCTGGTTATCAATAAAGATGAGCCTCATGCAGCCTTGGAAAGCCTTAATGGGATTTAAACATTGGGAATCGGTGAGATTGTCGGGGCACCCTGTGGgacagagaaaaaagatgaagaagaatgCTGAAATGATCCGTCATTGCTTTGGCGACCTATTGATGGAAGACCTTGAGGTCTAATTATTTTGGTGCTTTCTCATTCACATCAGTGCACACCCTTTTTGTTGTAAATCCTAGCATTCTCAGGGAGGGGACAGAATTGGTACAAAATAGGGCATACTCCATCACTGTAGAGAAAATAATAAGTATGGCAAAGGGAATATCAATACTGTAACAGGTGTCtccttcttactttttttttttttttttccttggggtaagctattttctattctttcataTGGCATCCTTCACTCATCCCAAGGAAGAAACGTATTATAGCTACTTCAGAATTTTGGTTCTGTCTTGAAATACATATCTTTTCTGAATTACGCTTTCAAAGGAAATTATGCTTTGGGTAGGGATGGTTGGGTAGGGATGGCAGCAGAGGAATTGTCCGGTTAATTGTTAGCATTAACAGGCTTAGTTCCTGAGAAAGGTACACACAGGAGCGCAACTGGAATTTTGACGTGATGTGCAAAGCAAAATCAGACATTTTGCTGGTTTTAGAAGGAACTAAGGGTTGAAATGCATGTCATTTTAGGGCTGTAATAGCATATGGGAAAGGTTAACACTATACCTTTTTAAAGggtgttcttaaaaaaaaaattacactggtTTAGTGTAGCTTGCAACCAGGGCATAACTACTTCTCATTAAGATGGGTATAGAGCCTTTCAGGGATATGAGTGCGCGTGCTCCTTACAAACTCCATCCCAATGGCTTTAATAGGTTCAGAGCATATGGGAATGCAAGCTTGAAACCATGGTAATAACCCATAAATAACTGGGAATTATTTCATCCATCTTTAATAGACAGTCACTGCCGGGCTGAAGCCCAGCAGCTGGTTAACAGCTCACAGGCACACTATAAAACGAAGAGAGATGCTACAACTTCTAATTGAAGCTGTAGAGAGAATTTATGTAAGTTGACTATTATTACTGAAACTCATTTTTCACCTTCCTTAAGTTTACAGTCTACGTGTGGGGCGTTTGTTTAAACACTGTTCAAATCACTGATCAATCTTCACGTTCTAAACCCAGGATCCCTTAAAACTTGCCTCTAAGAACAGTCCTtcaactgaggcaggagagccatTTTGTCTCTGAGGCATGTCAGATGCTTATTGTATCAGGATTAGTAACAAACATTTCCCTcaggaataaattcaagataGCGTTTTTCCCTCTGATGCTGAAATATTGCATAAGATGCACAATTATTCGGTCTGTGAGGTTATCTTTGTAGACCCCAACACCCTTGTTCTACGATCTTTATAATACATTTGTTCCAATCTCTGTTTTCACTGGTGGGCTGTGGGAACACAGATCTGGATTTGAATTCATGAGCTCTATGGCGTTGCACAAATTCTTTCATCTCAGCAAACACCAGTTTTATTATCTATTAAGTGGGGGTATTATGTACTGCACAAGGTTTCTGCatgaattaaatgaggtaagtCATAAAACTTTTGCAGAGACTGGACGTGTATTCCCTTCCTAAAGGAATTTGTTAAGCCATGCACAGGGCGAGGAGATTTGAGGTAAAGGTCACAGGCCCTTCCTCACCCTAAAATCAAGCCACAGAGATATTGCTTCCCTCCTAGGAGATGTTGAGATATACACTGCACCTGTGCAAAATCCCTTTTGCATTTTAAAGCTTTAACCACATTCCATTGGTATGAGAGAAGTGACCTGTAAATTCTGTTTAAGAGACTATGcataattttatacaatactTCTCTTCAATTTACTAATAGGAAAAGAATAAGGAAACTGTAGACCAGACCCTGACTTATATCTAAAGGAGGTGGAGCCAGTTTCCCCATCCCCTGCCATGTGGCACACTCTGTGCTATACGTTTAAACCTTGGTCGTACTTAACTTTTCCTGAAATTTTGGAGGTGAACTTATTTCCCCATGTTTCAGATTAGGAAGTTTAGGGACTATAAGTACCTTTCTCAAGGTCAGACAGCTATTGAGGTTACATCATTTTCAGAGATTGTTTCTATAATACAAACAACTAACTATGAAActagatattaatttttattgaaaaatacttttgaaagactaaatacatacatatatatgcatttataaaaattcagtAGATGCCTAATTATATGTTTTTCTTCACCATCAGCTTGCCCTTGTGTTTCTGTCATTGGAAAGGTTCCCAGGATTCACTTAACATCAGAGAAGGCAGAATCTGAACAATCTGAACTGGCTTCTACACGTGGAGTTACAAGTTCATGGGCCTCCTAGTTCCACCTCATTCCTGGCTCTCTGTGGGCATGATCTCTAGGAATGTGGGGAATGAGGGGACAGGGGACTAAGAGAGGAAAGTGGCAGAGGAGGGACCCAGGTGCTGAGCATGCTGGTTGTGCCTTTCCACCTGGATTTTGCCTCTTGCAGGTACTTCTGACTCTTGATACACTTTCTCCAAGTTTCGAACTGAGTTTCCCCTTTCCCATGTGATCACAGGGCTTGGCATGGCTACAAAAATCTCCTTTGGATGTGTTATATAACACCAGCTCTTGTAGCTaaagttcttttcttcctcagcaCTGACCTAGATAATTTATATTTGCACACAGCTGTGAGAGATTTTGCTTCTCACTATTTTGAGAttgaggatgtgtgtgtgtatgttgggcGGGGGGGGATAATTGTCTAATTGACCAAGCCAGAACTACCATAGCGAAATAATTGCCCACTTCATTTTCCCTCCCTTGTTTATTTTCCCTCTTAAAGGCTGGAGAATTTACCTCCAAAGTAGTAGCTATTTCCAGAATAAATCTGCACCCAAGTGCTGTCAGGAGCTGGGGGTGCTGCTTCATTATCCAGAGTGAGCGTGATGCGGTTCCTCCTGGCGTTGATGTTAACTGAGTGCCACAAGCCATCATTCAAGTTGCTGCCTGCAAGAGAAACAAGAGAGCAAGCCTAGAGATGATGGGTCCGGAAGGCCTGGAGAAAGGGGGCTTATTTCCcagcctgctgccatccatgccCTTCTCAGAGCAAACCCACTCTTCACTTGGCTGGATACAAGCCCTTGGAAGGTTCATAAAAAGCATTGTTCTTCCTCTTTGTACCACTTCATTCTCATccctttctttttgaaaaaagatgGCTAAACTGCTTCTgatatgttttgtttaaaaacaaaagggaaaaatacaaaatgttgtaCATACCACAACCAAAGTTATGTCACGTATTCTGATCTATTGTTGTATAAatgcagagggaaaaaaacagaaaaataaaagaactcaaAATATTACCAGCAATTTTATCTGAGTGGTAGAGTTATGGGCAATTTTAGTTTTCTCATACTTTCCTACAAACAATTTTAGGAAAAAGTGagctatttttaaagtagatGAGGAAAGCTGGATTCCAATGATGTACCAGGCAGAGGCAGCCTGCTGTTGGAGAGAGGTAACATACTAATCCAATTGCAGCGTTTTTCATTCTAAATTAGGTGACATTGCCTAAGTTACTCACCTTCATTAAGCTCtgattttatcatctgtaaatattATAATTCCTGCCCCTTATCACTGTCAAAGGGATCGAATGAAATGAGGCATGACTGTCTCTAAAGGCACTGGAAGAAAGGTGGGTGGTTTTGTAAAGTTCTTTTCTCTCCTATTCCATTGCTCCAGCTGTCTTTGGTGTACCCTGTGCTGCTGACCTACTTTACTGAGAAAACTGTATTGGGAACTAGTCATGAGGTTTCAACTATTTCCTTTAAAGAGTTTATCATCTATGAAAACTCTGTGTCCTGTTGGTGCAAAGTGCTTGCTGAAGAAAATAAAGGCATATTAACTGATTGGTTACAAAGACTTTCTGTGGCAAGAGCACATAGCCACACAATTCTAAATTCTAAACAGTCATTTATTGTGCCCTGTTACATGTTGAGTTGTCTTTCCTCTCATTgtgtcagtttcctcacttgcaaAGAGGACAATGACTGTACTTAACAGGCCATTGTGGGGATAACACCAGTTAGTCCAGCAGGTAATGCAGAATAGTTCATTTCAATCATACTTTGGCAGTCATGTTAgcttaaaaaatgaacagagcgaCAAATACGAAATGGTCTTTGGCATTAGAGGGTATGGATATTAATATCACATGATCTCTACCCTAGGGTAGTCCATTGTTAAGAGGCAGAGAGATATGCAAGGAAGATTAAAATAACGTCTTTTGAGTTCAGGCTAGTGGGGTAGACAGAGAAGTAAGCAAACAACACCACCTTTTGCAATTCTGGGTGGAACAGCAACATAtgagcagagaagaaagaaagtctAACTAACTCCATGAGAGGATCCCAAGAATGTTTCACAGAAGTGGGTGACAGTTAAGGGGAGTTGTGGAAAATGAGCAAGAGTTTGTGATTCTGGGAGCAAGGGTTCCAGGAGACAGAGAGCCTGTATAAAGAAACAAAGGTCTGGACTGAGAAGCAGGAGATGACAATATGAAGGGAACTGGAAAGAGGATCCAATCTCCCAGGGGTCTCACGTGCCAGGCTCAGGAGGACTTTAAACAATATCCTTTGACAAATGATTCTGAAGAGCACTTTTCCCAAACCAATTCCATCAGCATCTCTGGGCATGGGCCCTAAGcatctacattttttaaaaagctccttgggtggttctaatgtgcagccaaagATGAAAATTACAGCTTTAGCACATGGGAGTCCATGAGGGCTCTCTAGGATGGTAATACCAGGGTTGGAGATGTTTATTCAAAGAATCAGCTAGCACAAGAGCCAATGGTAGCAGCTGGGAGGGGTCAAGGCTGGAGGCAGAACTCACAGGTCCTATTGCTTGCAGAGTCCCCGGAGGCAGAATGAGAGGATCTCACCTAAAGTAGCAGCAGTGAAAATGCAAAGCAAGTGATGGATTTAGAGCTATTTCTGCAGGTAAAACAGACCTGCCTTGGTAGAGCCTACTGGAGCAGCCCCAAAGCAGCCAGCTGGGAAGAAAACACTGAGGATCACCACAGAGGTGTGGCAGACCCTCAGAGTGGCAAGTGAAGAGCTGGTGCCCCTGAGCTCCCAGATAGCTGGTGCCCCTGAGCTCCCAGGCTGCCCTGGGAGAATCACAGCACCAGGCTTGGAACCCAGCTGTATTTGCACCTGGGCAGCTGTGACCCATCTGCTCAGTGCATCCCAGATATAGGAGACCCGATGTGTTTTCAGCCAGATCTCTCAAAGTTAGTCTCCACTGCAACCCTGAACATCTGCTTGGGGTGAAGAAGAGAATCCAGAGGCTTCTCAGCCTGGTGGCCCCACTTCCTCCCAAAGGCAGTTGTCCTCAGACAAGACCAGGGTTTGGGTCCTGAACACAGGGATTCTGCTAATGAGACAGAGAATCTGTCAGGTGTCTCTTGGTGATGAACATTTGACTTCTTTCAGGGGTATTTGGGGAAGACAGTCAATTGTAAGTCCTTTTTAAACATGTTCATTTGCATACTCATTTGAATACATCCACATAACATATGGGACTGTATCTGCAGGTAGACTCTAGACTGGAAGGGCGTTAGTAACTAGTTCAGAATAAAAGTTCTAAATACTCCCTAAAGGCCAAGCACCCTGCTAGGCATCAGGGCTACAGTAGAGAAGAATGTATTTATAGAGGCCACAGTGAGTGTCCCCTCCAATTAGTTATCTATCATCTATTCACGTTACAGATGGCACTGGCCTGAGAGGAGAGGTCTGCTCAATGGGTGGCTGTAGGATCATCTGTTCTGATTGTGGGTCTTGTCCTCTCCCCACATCGCCATCCATTTCTCTCTTTCAAGTTTTTACATAATGAGGGTTTGCTTGGttggttgttttcttcttcttcttcttcttttttttttggtttgcctTTTCTTTGATTTGGCCTTTTTCTACATGGTCCCCAGTCCCTGCAGGGGGAGCCTGGGTGAAAAGTTTAGCTCTGCAGAGGAAAATTATTAGAACAATAGTTCTCGATGCAGGTATTGCCTGGGGAGCTTTTGAAAATACAGAACCTGGGGATCACTCCAGGTTAATTAAGTCAGATTTCTGGGGATTATCCCAGGACTTGGAATTATGTTGTGCAGCCAGGGTCGGGAGCCACGTCATTGGAGGTgtcagaagagaaaggaaagaagctgGGAAATTGGAACTAGCTCAGGAGAGCTGCTCGGGCACGGGTTCCAAGATAAGTGAAGTGGTACATCCCCAGCTAAAAATCTCCACTTTCAACTGGTCCTCGTTTTCACTTCATTCTGTTAATAGATCCAAAATAATATCCCTAGAGGCTCTCTGAGGTTTTGTTATTAAGAATACTCTCTTAAAGGTAAAAGTGGAAGTGCTATTAATTATTCAACAATTAGGGAGAAATCACCTTATTCGACTGCTTTTTTCCCAAACCTCCTTGATATAAATAGCTGTGAAAGAATAGACATGTCCAATGAGGAGAATAGGAAAGCAACACCTTTTAGGCCAAGAATGTCTTGATGGGGGGAAAAGAAATGCTCTTAGGGGAGAAGAGCAGGATATTGAGGGCCAATATGGGGCACTAAGCACCCCCATGATTTAGGAACTGAGGCCTAAAAGATGGGATTTGGGTTCCAGAAACAGATGAGGGCAAACATACAATTTCTGAACTTTAAAGACAGGTTGGGTATTATTTGCCATCTCCCAGACTAATAAAGGATAAAAACTGATTATACTCAATCTCAATGAGAATAGAGGGAAACAGTCCATTTTATATGTTGTTTTCAGCCACCTAAATTTGCACATTCTTTCTGGGAGGCAATACACCAGTAAGCATCAAAAATCCCAAGAATGTCATACCTCATTTCCTGTGAATTTTATTCTGaagaattatttctaaaatagtaa
Protein-coding sequences here:
- the LOC116273478 gene encoding contactin-associated protein-like 5, whose amino-acid sequence is MAFICLTFIVFQGNVTFSCSEPQIVPITFVNSSGSYLLLPGTPQIDGLSVSFQFRTWNKDGLLLSTELSEGSGTLLLSLESGILRLVIQKMTERVAEILTGSNLNDGLWHSVNINARRNRITLTLDNEAAPPAPDSTWVQIYSGNSYYFGGCPDNLTDSQCLNPIKAFQGCMRLIFIDNQPKDLISVQQGSLGNFSDLHIDLCSIKDR